One Tomitella gaofuii DNA segment encodes these proteins:
- the mgtE gene encoding magnesium transporter, whose translation MSTVDYSDLATLAGASAPETDRLAEHLPSWLDAVPDAGRRARQIASLDPPQRARVLRVLEREDLAELLDHASPHDGADVLADLDAPTRALALTNAAPDVTAEILRLLPDDDRDRAQRMLPEDQQRVVSGLLSRPENSVGARMTPHVTAISEGLTIKEANRAARAQAPDTETLAYVYVTDEDDALVGVMSFRDLVLAPGDALVREVMDTDLLSVDADCDQEQAARMLIGNHLFALPVVDGGRLIGIITSDDVADILDEEFTEDAERQGGSNPLETPYLRASPLLLWRKRIVWLLVLFIAEAYTGTVLRHFEAELDEVVALSFFIPLLIGTGGNTGTQITSTLVRAMALGDVRLRDMGRVIIKELSAGSFIAITMAVAAIIRAWTLGVGVEVALTVTLTVAAIVLWSSFIGSVLPLLLRRVGLDPAVVSAPMIATIVDGTGLVIYFEIAKLIMF comes from the coding sequence GTGTCCACGGTCGACTATTCCGATCTCGCCACGCTGGCCGGCGCGTCCGCACCGGAAACGGACCGGCTCGCGGAGCACCTGCCGTCGTGGCTCGACGCCGTCCCCGACGCAGGCCGGCGCGCCCGGCAGATCGCGTCGCTCGACCCTCCGCAGCGTGCACGCGTGCTACGTGTCCTGGAGCGGGAGGACCTGGCGGAGCTCCTCGACCACGCCAGCCCCCACGACGGCGCCGACGTGCTCGCCGACTTGGACGCACCGACCCGTGCGCTCGCGCTCACCAATGCCGCGCCGGACGTGACCGCGGAGATCCTGCGACTGCTTCCCGACGACGACCGCGACCGCGCGCAGCGCATGCTGCCCGAAGACCAGCAGCGGGTGGTCTCGGGCCTGCTCAGCCGCCCCGAGAACTCGGTGGGCGCCCGCATGACGCCGCACGTCACCGCCATCTCGGAGGGCCTCACCATCAAGGAGGCCAACAGAGCGGCGCGGGCCCAGGCCCCCGACACCGAGACCCTCGCCTACGTCTACGTCACCGACGAGGACGACGCGCTCGTGGGCGTGATGTCGTTCCGCGACCTGGTGCTGGCGCCGGGCGACGCGCTGGTGCGCGAGGTGATGGACACCGACCTGCTGTCGGTGGACGCCGACTGCGACCAGGAGCAGGCGGCGCGCATGCTCATCGGCAACCACCTGTTCGCGCTTCCGGTCGTGGACGGGGGCCGCCTCATCGGCATCATCACCTCCGACGACGTGGCCGACATCCTCGATGAGGAGTTCACCGAGGACGCCGAACGCCAGGGTGGTTCGAACCCGTTGGAGACGCCCTACCTGCGCGCGTCCCCGTTGCTGCTGTGGCGCAAGCGCATCGTCTGGCTACTCGTGCTGTTCATCGCCGAGGCCTACACCGGCACCGTCCTGCGCCACTTCGAGGCCGAGCTGGACGAGGTGGTGGCGCTGTCGTTCTTCATCCCGCTGCTCATCGGCACCGGCGGCAACACCGGCACCCAGATCACGTCGACACTGGTGCGCGCGATGGCGCTGGGCGACGTACGTCTCCGCGACATGGGCCGGGTCATCATCAAGGAGCTCAGCGCGGGGTCGTTCATCGCGATCACCATGGCCGTGGCCGCGATCATCCGCGCGTGGACCCTGGGGGTGGGCGTGGAAGTGGCGCTCACCGTCACGCTCACGGTCGCGGCGATCGTGCTGTGGTCGTCGTTCATCGGGTCCGTGCTGCCGCTGCTGCTGCGGCGTGTGGGGCTCGACCCCGCCGTCGTGTCCGCACCGATGATCGCGACCATCGTCGACGGCACGGGCCTGGTGATCTACTTCGAGATCGCCAAGCTCATCATGTTCTGA
- a CDS encoding universal stress protein: protein MTAVKPVIVGTDGSDHARLAVRWAAHHAHLHGVPLLIVTAVSAPVAYGMGGNLPQEFFTALEEDGARILREATAEARDVSSTLEIESVVKLEATGPALLALSERARMIVVGTRGLSGLASAFMGSISALVARHAACPVVVVRSADDQSPAPLSGPVVVGVDGSENSAKAVAVAVREASARGATLVAVHAWSDVPLSTMDPIAQVRGLFDEAAVADAVLSEQLAGYNDDYPDLNIEHVVVLDRPDTAILDHAEGAQLVVVGSRGRGGFAGLMLGSTSIKVLRSAHCPVMVVHS from the coding sequence ATGACCGCAGTCAAGCCCGTCATCGTCGGCACCGACGGATCCGACCACGCCAGGCTCGCCGTGCGGTGGGCGGCCCACCACGCGCACCTGCACGGCGTCCCGCTGCTCATCGTCACCGCCGTCAGCGCGCCCGTCGCCTACGGGATGGGCGGCAACCTGCCCCAGGAGTTCTTCACCGCCCTCGAGGAAGACGGCGCGCGAATCCTGCGCGAGGCGACCGCCGAGGCCCGCGACGTGTCCTCCACGCTGGAGATCGAGTCGGTCGTCAAGCTCGAGGCGACGGGCCCGGCGCTGCTCGCGCTGTCCGAGCGGGCGCGGATGATCGTCGTGGGCACGCGGGGGCTCAGCGGGCTCGCGAGCGCCTTCATGGGGTCGATCAGCGCGCTGGTCGCCCGGCACGCCGCCTGCCCCGTAGTGGTGGTGCGCAGCGCGGACGACCAGTCCCCGGCGCCGCTGAGCGGCCCGGTGGTGGTGGGCGTGGACGGTTCGGAGAATTCCGCGAAGGCCGTGGCCGTCGCGGTGCGCGAGGCATCGGCGCGCGGCGCGACGCTGGTGGCCGTCCACGCGTGGAGCGACGTGCCGCTGAGCACCATGGATCCCATCGCCCAGGTGCGCGGCCTGTTCGACGAGGCGGCGGTGGCGGACGCCGTGCTCTCCGAACAGCTCGCCGGATACAACGACGACTATCCGGATCTCAACATCGAGCATGTCGTCGTGCTCGACCGGCCGGACACCGCCATCCTCGATCACGCCGAAGGCGCGCAGCTCGTCGTCGTGGGCAGCAGGGGACGGGGCGGGTTCGCCGGGCTCATGCTGGGCTCGACGAGCATCAAGGTGCTGCGTTCGGCGCACTGCCCGGTGATGGTGGTGCACAGCTGA
- a CDS encoding LLM class flavin-dependent oxidoreductase, translated as MAYPLSILDLAQVVRGETTADSLRASVDMAQRAESWGYRRIWYAEHHNMPTIASSATAVLIGQVAAATSTIALGSGGVMLPNHAPLTIAEQFGTLASFHPGRIELGLGRAPGTDQQTMLAMRRDHTSADRFPQDVLELQGYLSGQSRVDGVAATPGKGTGVPLYILGSSLFGAHLAAALGLPYSFASHFAPAALHDAVRVYREEFTPSAQLDEPRVIAGVNVVAADTAAEAERIFHDARRRRVAALVGRGRARGRRFTDDELDALLESPAGAQVAGMTKYSAVGTADQVADYLDRFAVDADADELIVVSQAADRTAWLRTLELLAPLNARGVGRSRGVAA; from the coding sequence ATGGCGTATCCGCTGTCCATCCTCGATCTCGCGCAGGTCGTGCGCGGCGAAACCACTGCAGACAGCCTCCGCGCCAGCGTGGACATGGCGCAGCGTGCGGAGTCGTGGGGATACCGCCGGATCTGGTACGCCGAGCACCACAACATGCCGACGATCGCCTCGTCCGCGACGGCCGTGCTCATCGGGCAAGTGGCCGCCGCCACGTCGACGATCGCACTGGGCTCCGGCGGAGTCATGCTGCCCAATCACGCGCCGCTGACCATCGCCGAGCAGTTCGGCACCCTCGCGTCCTTCCACCCCGGCCGCATCGAGCTCGGCCTGGGACGCGCCCCCGGCACCGATCAGCAGACGATGCTGGCGATGCGGCGCGACCACACCTCGGCCGACCGCTTTCCGCAGGATGTCCTCGAGCTGCAGGGGTATCTGTCCGGCCAGAGCCGCGTCGACGGCGTCGCGGCCACCCCCGGCAAGGGCACCGGTGTGCCGTTGTACATCCTCGGTTCCTCGCTGTTCGGGGCCCACCTCGCCGCGGCGCTCGGGCTGCCGTATTCGTTCGCCTCGCACTTCGCGCCCGCCGCCCTGCACGACGCCGTGCGGGTGTACCGGGAGGAGTTCACGCCGTCCGCGCAGCTCGACGAGCCCCGCGTGATCGCCGGGGTCAACGTCGTCGCCGCCGACACCGCCGCGGAGGCCGAGCGGATCTTCCACGACGCGCGGCGCCGCCGCGTCGCCGCGCTCGTCGGGCGCGGCCGTGCCCGGGGACGACGGTTCACCGACGACGAGCTCGACGCCCTGCTCGAGTCGCCGGCGGGCGCACAGGTCGCGGGGATGACGAAGTACTCGGCGGTGGGCACCGCGGACCAGGTGGCCGACTACCTCGACCGGTTCGCAGTGGACGCGGACGCCGACGAGCTCATCGTCGTCTCGCAGGCCGCGGACCGGACGGCGTGGCTGCGCACGCTCGAGCTCCTCGCGCCGCTCAATGCACGCGGAGTCGGCCGCAGCCGCGGCGTGGCCGCCTGA
- a CDS encoding SDR family NAD(P)-dependent oxidoreductase produces MLLGGCSDIGIQVARRIAAATADDARTVVLAARRTHAPERRRVLDAHAEQLRAAGAGAVAVREFDADDLPSHRGFLAAVAREFGTPGVTVLAFGILGDQARAETDSAHAAAILHTDFVAQVSVLTELTTLLRVAPPRGGRRGAIVVFSSVAGVRVRRANYVYGSAKAGLDGYACGLSDALTGSGIDLLLARPGFVVGAMTAGLMADGVKPAPMSSTPGEVADAVVDALARRRRVVWIPGRLRAVFAVARLVPGFVWRRLPR; encoded by the coding sequence CTGTTGCTGGGCGGATGCAGCGACATCGGCATCCAGGTGGCGCGCCGGATCGCCGCCGCCACCGCGGACGACGCCCGCACCGTCGTGCTCGCCGCCCGCCGCACGCACGCGCCGGAACGGCGGCGCGTCCTCGACGCCCACGCGGAGCAGCTCCGGGCGGCGGGCGCCGGCGCGGTGGCCGTCCGGGAGTTCGACGCGGACGATCTGCCGTCCCACCGCGGCTTCCTCGCGGCGGTGGCACGCGAGTTCGGCACGCCGGGAGTCACCGTGCTGGCATTCGGGATCCTCGGCGACCAGGCCCGCGCCGAGACCGACTCCGCGCACGCCGCCGCCATCCTGCACACCGACTTCGTCGCCCAGGTCTCCGTGCTCACCGAGCTCACCACGCTGCTGCGCGTCGCGCCCCCGCGGGGAGGACGCCGTGGCGCGATCGTGGTGTTCTCCTCCGTCGCCGGCGTGCGGGTGCGCCGCGCCAACTACGTGTACGGCTCCGCCAAGGCCGGGCTCGACGGCTACGCCTGCGGGCTTTCCGACGCGCTCACCGGCAGCGGGATCGATCTGCTGCTGGCCCGCCCCGGCTTCGTGGTCGGCGCGATGACGGCCGGGCTGATGGCGGACGGCGTCAAGCCGGCACCGATGTCCAGCACCCCCGGCGAGGTGGCCGATGCCGTCGTCGACGCACTGGCCCGCAGACGCCGCGTCGTGTGGATCCCAGGACGCCTGCGCGCGGTGTTCGCCGTCGCCAGGCTCGTACCGGGATTCGTGTGGCGCCGCCTGCCGCGGTGA